Within Azoarcus sp. DD4, the genomic segment AAGCACTCGCAACTGCTTTCCCTTGTCGTTGCAATAGGTCTTCGCACGGCTTTCGGCATCTGCAATATTTGCAGAGTTCGGCACAAATCCCGTCGCCGCCTGATTGAAGACGCGGTACTGCTCCGACGTCTGAGTCTTGGCATTTATCACGGTTGTCTGACCAGCGTACACCGCCCCATCAAACCCGGACTGTGAGCTTTCGAGGGGAGTGATGGGGCCAGATACGGCGCATCCTGCTGCTAATGCGACGCATAACGTAAGCGCCACACTTCCTTTTGCTTCCATTGTTGCCCTCTTCCTGGGAAATGCGTGGCCCCTGCGATGCAGTCCAACACGCAGGGGAGCCGAGGCGGAACGCCCACCCCTAATACGACGACCGAGGGGGCGGCGGTGCCCGCCGCCCATGCCCGAGCAGGTCGCGAAGGGATTCAAGGATGCTCGACGAGGCTTTCGGCGCTCCGAGAGCCAGGTTCAACAGGAGTTGAACAGGCTCTGGAATATCGCGCCCCGACTCGTACCGGCAGCCGCCGCTTTGTGTGATCTGGAGTGCTCCCCAAAACTCGGTCTGGTTGAGACCGAGGCGCTTTCGGTGCTCACGAATCTGCGCTCCAGTGTATGTCTTAAGCTTCATCGCCCTTCGTCTTCGAATTTCCACGGTCCACCGTCGCGACGCTGGTAGCCCCACCACGTTCGCATTAGCATGACAGACTATCACTTTCGAATATTCGGAGCCTCAGAAATGCGCATCCTTACCACGTCTGATGCCGCGGAAGCGATCAGAGCGATCAATGCAAAACGTGTAGCCGTTGCGTATATCGGAGGCGACTGGGAGAAATACGTTACCGCGGATGGTTTGCAGGAGGTCATCGTCTCCCCAACATTTGGCAGTAACCCCAAGGCTATCCGGCAGCTTCAGGCCAAACTTGGTTGGGACAGGGTTCACTTCCTCGATCAACTCCATGCAAAGGTGTATCTGGGCGAGGAGAGCGCCGCATTCGGGAGTTTCAACCTCACAAAGAATGGTCTCAGTGGTGAAGTCCTTGAAGAACTGGGGGCCATTACTGAGGACCCAGCGCATCTTGCTCAGCTGGCTGGAGAATTTGAGCGCTGGCGAGAACTCGCCATGCAGTGCTATCCGTCCCCGGATAAGAAGGAA encodes:
- a CDS encoding SHOCT domain-containing protein; the protein is MEAKGSVALTLCVALAAGCAVSGPITPLESSQSGFDGAVYAGQTTVINAKTQTSEQYRVFNQAATGFVPNSANIADAESRAKTYCNDKGKQLRVLSLTTSPAALLPGNFPRAELVFECVNGVTQETKYDQLLKLKSLLDNNAISEAEFADEKRKILNSE
- a CDS encoding DNA-binding transcriptional regulator, giving the protein MKLKTYTGAQIREHRKRLGLNQTEFWGALQITQSGGCRYESGRDIPEPVQLLLNLALGAPKASSSILESLRDLLGHGRRAPPPPRSSY